A stretch of Spirosoma oryzicola DNA encodes these proteins:
- a CDS encoding chloride channel protein encodes MADKPSRYAQVLAWLDQHIIKRLYTERVRRVILQSLPFWVASLLTGLVAVGYEELFVWAEETSFTWMHRQPLLVFAVTPIAFVIAWLLVAKLAPAARGSGIPQVMAGIELSKPTAYGHTGYLLSLRVAVVKVLSSAVLLIGGGVIGREGPTIQISAAIFRAINRLQPAGWPQLSRQIALVTGGAAGLAAAFNTPLGGIVFVVEELTQTHITRFRTAVFTAVIIAGMTAQAIQGPYLYLGFPRVSASTGWFLGIVVFVAMFCGLAGALFAKTLLWVNGYRRRFKTMPQQAAWVAGCGLVLAGLAFWVGTDAIGTGKPIINRLLFQNDHLTPWYLFPVRFAGMALSYSGGAAGGVFATSLSAGAILGDALSRLVNVTPSDTNLVILVSMVSFLTGVVRSPFTAAILVLEMTDRHSAIFQLLLGGLMAQGAASLIDPVSFYEHLKEGFVREAMAQPVTRENRSESSRTE; translated from the coding sequence ATGGCCGATAAACCTTCCCGATATGCGCAGGTGCTGGCCTGGCTGGATCAACACATTATTAAACGGCTGTACACCGAACGTGTCCGGCGAGTCATTTTACAAAGTTTACCTTTTTGGGTAGCATCCTTACTGACGGGCCTGGTGGCCGTAGGGTACGAAGAGTTGTTCGTTTGGGCTGAGGAAACCAGCTTTACCTGGATGCACCGGCAACCACTCCTGGTTTTTGCGGTGACGCCCATTGCCTTCGTCATTGCCTGGTTGCTTGTTGCTAAACTGGCTCCTGCGGCACGGGGCAGCGGTATTCCTCAGGTAATGGCAGGCATTGAACTGTCGAAGCCAACAGCCTACGGTCATACGGGCTATCTGCTGAGCTTACGCGTTGCCGTTGTAAAAGTCCTGAGCAGTGCCGTCCTGCTGATTGGTGGTGGAGTCATTGGCCGTGAAGGACCAACTATCCAGATTTCGGCGGCTATTTTTCGGGCCATCAATCGACTGCAACCCGCTGGCTGGCCACAGTTGTCACGGCAGATTGCACTCGTTACGGGCGGGGCCGCTGGTCTGGCCGCTGCGTTCAATACGCCACTGGGCGGTATTGTTTTCGTTGTAGAAGAACTAACGCAGACGCACATCACCCGCTTCCGAACGGCGGTTTTTACGGCGGTTATCATCGCCGGTATGACAGCGCAGGCAATTCAGGGGCCGTATTTGTACCTGGGATTTCCCCGCGTCAGCGCTTCGACGGGGTGGTTTCTGGGTATTGTGGTGTTCGTCGCTATGTTTTGCGGATTGGCGGGCGCTCTCTTTGCGAAAACGTTGCTGTGGGTGAATGGGTACCGTCGGCGGTTTAAGACGATGCCTCAGCAGGCGGCCTGGGTTGCTGGGTGCGGTCTGGTTCTGGCGGGTCTGGCTTTTTGGGTGGGTACCGATGCCATCGGAACGGGAAAACCCATTATCAATCGGCTCTTATTTCAGAATGATCACCTGACACCGTGGTACCTTTTTCCGGTGCGCTTTGCTGGTATGGCGCTGAGCTACAGTGGGGGAGCCGCAGGCGGTGTGTTTGCTACCTCGCTGAGTGCGGGAGCTATTCTGGGCGATGCCCTGTCGCGGCTGGTAAACGTAACACCCAGCGATACAAATCTGGTGATCCTGGTTAGCATGGTCAGTTTTCTGACGGGGGTGGTGCGTTCACCGTTTACGGCGGCCATTCTGGTGCTTGAAATGACAGATCGCCATTCGGCTATTTTTCAGCTCTTGCTCGGTGGCCTGATGGCCCAGGGTGCTGCCTCATTGATTGACCCGGTTTCGTTCTACGAGCACCTGAAAGAAGGCTTTGTCCGGGAAGCAATGGCGCAGCCGGTTACAAGAGAAAACCGCTCAGAATCTTCAAGGACAGAGTAA
- a CDS encoding DUF389 domain-containing protein: MIADDKKTPKEKRPDLLSQFKVFLKERFSLDEDKDDEVEVIQSISRGIEFRGINLWTLIFAIFIASIGLNINSPAVITGAFLISPLMGPIMGIGMGVGINDLAMIQRALKNLGIAVFISLLTSTVYFVLSPLHLAQSELLARTSPTVWDALVAFFGGLAGIVAGSRREKVTNVIPGVAIATALMPPLCTAGYGIATGNLYYFAGAFYLFLINGICISLATFLIVRFLRYHQKEYPSPATERRVRQTIWLAVLIVIIPSTYLGYQIVRKTIFEQSAKRFVANECDFQYRQVIKYDAHFNRKQSRIELTLVGEPLPADSINLLTAKLPMYGLTDAELVVRQGTFKDAPVDVDAIANTVTEQVFRYNQASIAIKDQTIDSLRRYIELNQTSHLPVADLRNELKTLMPDVQTFTAARSLVLNSNSAKPDTVTLVYAKFSRSHTAAERRRIESWLRTRTKSKRIKLLIE, from the coding sequence ATGATTGCTGATGATAAAAAGACACCGAAAGAGAAGCGACCTGATTTGTTGTCCCAGTTTAAGGTATTCCTGAAAGAACGCTTTAGCCTGGATGAAGACAAAGATGACGAAGTCGAGGTGATTCAGTCGATTAGCCGGGGCATCGAGTTTCGGGGCATTAATTTGTGGACCTTGATCTTTGCCATCTTTATTGCCTCCATCGGGCTAAACATCAACTCACCGGCGGTCATTACGGGAGCCTTCCTGATCTCACCGCTCATGGGGCCGATTATGGGTATCGGTATGGGCGTCGGTATCAACGATCTGGCGATGATCCAGCGGGCGCTGAAAAACCTGGGGATCGCCGTGTTTATCAGTTTGTTGACGTCAACGGTGTATTTTGTGCTGAGCCCGCTTCATCTCGCTCAGTCTGAACTACTAGCGCGCACATCGCCCACCGTTTGGGATGCGCTCGTCGCCTTTTTTGGGGGGTTAGCGGGTATCGTTGCCGGGTCGCGTCGGGAAAAGGTAACGAACGTTATTCCGGGGGTTGCCATTGCTACGGCCTTGATGCCGCCCCTCTGCACAGCCGGTTATGGCATTGCTACCGGAAATTTGTATTACTTCGCCGGAGCCTTTTACCTGTTTCTGATCAATGGAATCTGTATCAGTTTAGCTACTTTCCTGATCGTACGATTTTTACGGTATCACCAAAAAGAGTACCCGTCACCAGCTACCGAACGGCGCGTGCGGCAAACGATCTGGCTGGCCGTTCTCATCGTAATCATTCCCAGCACGTACCTGGGCTATCAGATCGTTCGCAAGACGATTTTTGAACAGTCAGCCAAGCGATTTGTGGCTAACGAATGCGACTTTCAGTACCGACAGGTGATCAAATACGATGCTCATTTTAATCGAAAACAAAGTCGAATTGAGCTTACGCTGGTGGGAGAACCGTTGCCCGCCGACTCGATTAATCTGCTGACGGCAAAATTACCAATGTATGGGCTGACCGATGCGGAGCTGGTTGTTCGACAGGGCACATTCAAAGACGCGCCGGTTGATGTTGACGCCATTGCCAACACGGTCACCGAGCAGGTTTTTCGTTACAATCAGGCGTCGATTGCGATCAAGGATCAAACGATTGATTCATTACGTCGCTATATCGAACTCAACCAGACCTCACACCTACCGGTTGCCGATTTACGCAATGAATTGAAAACGCTTATGCCCGACGTTCAGACGTTTACGGCTGCGCGCTCGCTGGTGTTGAATTCAAACAGCGCGAAGCCCGATACGGTGACGCTGGTCTACGCCAAATTTTCCCGTAGTCACACAGCCGCTGAGCGTCGGCGTATTGAGAGTTGGTTACGGACGCGCACAAAAAGCAAACGAATCAAGCTGCTGATCGAATAG
- a CDS encoding sensor histidine kinase translates to MTIRNRLAIRFTGLVSAILLLAFVSIYAFCWYFIASDFYRRLDRKANTLGEMLILHRLDAQLIHQLSRIRKDQLPNQKIKVFDNRDSVIYETNDAISLDVSASQIESIRQKKRKDFRQGLYYVSGIRFMTASGMYVVLASAENVYGDAFLRQLIWAMVGLFFLAIGITIFSGWFFAGDALRPMQRIDQTLNAIFPNNRDERLPIRQDNDEIGRLSATINQLLDRVAESFRLQRMFVANVSHELKNPLTQISSQLEVSLLNQRDPEAYQQTMRSVLDDVTNLASLTHELLQLSQINMDDAGSLLTDVVRIDETAWDIRSEVNAINPRYQVRIDLGELPDDPDQLTVRGNKTLLCTALKNLTENACKFSDDGQAVIAINAGNDQLQIQVLNEGPPIPAPDIPYIFEPFYRSRQTADVSGYGVGLSLVERIVRLHGGQLTVSSAPGQPTAFTILLTRQ, encoded by the coding sequence ATGACTATTCGGAATCGCCTAGCAATTCGTTTTACGGGACTCGTATCGGCCATTTTGCTATTGGCCTTTGTGAGCATCTATGCCTTTTGCTGGTACTTCATCGCTTCTGACTTTTACCGCCGACTCGACCGGAAAGCCAATACGCTGGGCGAGATGCTTATTCTTCATCGGTTGGATGCACAACTAATCCACCAGCTGAGCCGCATCCGGAAAGATCAGCTTCCAAATCAAAAGATTAAAGTATTCGACAATCGCGATTCGGTCATATACGAAACCAACGACGCCATTTCGCTTGACGTTTCGGCCAGTCAGATCGAATCCATCCGGCAGAAAAAAAGAAAAGATTTTCGGCAAGGTCTTTACTACGTCTCCGGTATTCGATTTATGACCGCATCGGGTATGTATGTCGTGCTAGCAAGCGCCGAAAACGTATACGGTGACGCTTTTCTGCGGCAACTGATCTGGGCAATGGTCGGTTTGTTTTTTCTGGCTATTGGTATCACGATCTTCTCGGGATGGTTTTTTGCCGGGGATGCGCTTCGGCCCATGCAGCGGATTGACCAGACCCTCAATGCCATCTTTCCGAACAACCGGGACGAACGGCTACCCATCCGCCAGGATAATGACGAAATCGGGAGGCTATCGGCAACCATCAACCAGCTACTCGACCGAGTTGCCGAATCGTTTCGACTACAGCGCATGTTCGTGGCCAATGTATCGCACGAATTAAAAAATCCGCTCACTCAGATCAGCTCGCAACTCGAAGTCAGCCTGCTGAACCAGCGCGACCCGGAAGCTTACCAGCAAACCATGCGGTCTGTTCTTGACGATGTCACGAACTTAGCTAGCCTAACCCATGAACTGCTGCAACTGTCGCAGATCAATATGGACGATGCTGGTAGTCTGCTGACCGATGTGGTACGCATCGATGAAACCGCCTGGGACATCCGTTCCGAAGTAAACGCTATTAATCCTCGCTATCAGGTACGTATCGATCTCGGCGAACTACCCGACGACCCCGATCAGTTGACGGTTCGGGGCAATAAAACGCTGCTGTGCACCGCCTTAAAAAATCTCACTGAAAACGCCTGTAAGTTTTCCGACGATGGACAGGCCGTTATCGCCATCAACGCTGGAAACGATCAGCTTCAGATCCAGGTCTTAAACGAAGGGCCTCCTATTCCGGCCCCTGATATTCCTTATATTTTCGAGCCGTTCTACCGCAGCCGTCAAACTGCCGATGTAAGCGGGTACGGTGTAGGCTTGTCATTAGTCGAGCGGATTGTGCGCCTGCATGGTGGGCAACTAACCGTATCATCTGCTCCAGGACAGCCTACTGCCTTTACCATATTGCTAACTCGGCAGTAA
- a CDS encoding response regulator transcription factor produces the protein MKLLVIEDEPKMLQAIRQGLEESQFEVDIAYDGLIAKRLALKNNYAAIISDVILPGLNGFELCRQLRAEGLTTPILLLTALGEVDDRISGFDSGADQYLTKPFQFAELLARVRSLTKRGTQVSMTAQTLRYGGIEMNLDAKTVRRDGLLIDLTAREFALLEFLMRNQGRVLSKPDIAEHVWDLNFDTGTNVVEVYINYLRKKIDKDFPKKLIHTQFGMGYVFKEE, from the coding sequence ATGAAACTCTTAGTGATCGAAGATGAACCTAAAATGCTGCAAGCAATTCGGCAGGGGCTTGAGGAAAGTCAGTTTGAGGTAGACATCGCCTACGACGGACTGATTGCCAAGCGGCTGGCCCTAAAAAACAATTACGCAGCCATCATCTCCGACGTTATCTTACCTGGCCTGAACGGTTTTGAACTGTGCCGTCAGCTACGGGCCGAGGGCCTGACGACGCCTATTTTGTTGCTGACCGCGCTGGGTGAAGTCGATGATCGCATATCGGGTTTCGATTCCGGGGCGGATCAATACCTAACCAAACCGTTTCAATTTGCCGAACTGCTGGCCCGTGTCCGCTCCCTGACAAAGCGCGGCACGCAGGTCTCGATGACGGCCCAAACGTTGCGGTACGGTGGCATTGAGATGAACCTGGACGCCAAAACCGTGCGACGCGACGGCCTGCTTATCGACCTGACTGCCCGTGAATTTGCGCTGCTGGAATTTCTGATGCGCAATCAGGGACGGGTTTTGTCGAAGCCTGACATTGCCGAACACGTCTGGGATCTCAACTTCGATACGGGGACTAACGTGGTTGAGGTTTATATCAATTACCTGCGCAAAAAAATTGATAAGGATTTCCCTAAAAAGCTTATTCATACCCAGTTCGGTATGGGTTATGTTTTTAAAGAAGAATAA